Sequence from the Magallana gigas chromosome 4, xbMagGiga1.1, whole genome shotgun sequence genome:
CGACCTTGAAGAATATCTCCAGGTAAATAATGTTAGAGGTTTAACATGTCTCTCCAACAAGATTAGAAAAGATCTTAATCTTTATTTAAGTCTTTTTGTTCTACTGTATGCTGATGATACCATCTTATTGTCTGAAAACCCTGAAGAATTCCAATACCTTTTGAATACTTTTTCTGAATACTGTAAAAACTGGCATCTTAAGGTCAATAGTAAAAAAACCAAAGTGGTCATATTTGGTAGAGGTAAAAACAGTAACCAATTTACTTTTGAAGGCTCACATTTGGAAATAGTTAACAATTTTAAGTATTTAGGTGTTACATTTTGTAAAAGCAATTCATTCAATTTAAATCTTAATGATCTATATGAAAAGGCTATTAAAGCCATGTATAGTTGTATTGGAAAATGTAGAAAGCATAATTTAGCAATCGACTGTAAATTAGACatgtttgataaaattgtcCATGCAGCCAATATTTTTATACGGCTGTGAAGTATGGGGTTTCCAAAGAAAAAAGCTTATTGAGAAACTTCATCTTAAGTTctgtaaacatatattaaatctGAGTTCATCAACACCAAACTACATGGTGTATGGTGAACTTGGAAGGTATCcacttattattaatattaaagttagaatgatttcattttgGGGTAAATTAATTAATTCCCAGAATTCTAAGTTATCTTCAAAACTTTTTCATGtactcaaaaactataagaATCCATGGTGTGTATttgtaaagaacattttagaTAATTGTGGATTGTCCTATTTATGGCAAgaaaattctataaatattcCTTGGTTAAAAACGAAAGTTCCCAGCATACTATTAGATCAGTTCAAACAAACATGGTATAGTGATGTTCAAAATTCACCAAAAAGTATAAATTAtagattgtttaaaaaatcattagcTTTTgaggaatattttttgaatttgccAACAAAACTATGGAAGAAATACTGTATTTTTAGAACTGGTAACTCAAAACTACCTATTGAGACAGGAAGATGGTTCAATATTCCAAGAGAGAATAGAACTTGCAAATTATGTACTTGTAATGAAATTGGAGATGAATTCcatcatttgtttaattgttctGACCGTTGTATAACTGATGCTAGAAACAtgtatttaccaaaatattatatatcatacccaaatgttttaaaatttgaagcattgtttaatgtatcaaacaaaaaacaacttatcaagatttgtaaatttataaatacaattattgagagagttagctctcttggttaatgtacatgtactaatcctTCTTCACAAtgtaatttttgtatatatcttctctacactgtaaacacagtttattgagaataaagttcattgtcattgtcattgtcataTACTATATGcttgttacaccactgacaaaaTTTTCACAGTTCATTAAATTTTAGTCTAATTATCAACTAAATGGTAGATTCCAATGTTAGCAAATTTTTAGATGTTATActtcattgtttgttaaatgtgttttttgcaatcaaagtaattttttcagcaataattttctcatgttttacatttttcaaaagtctgcatattttgataatgacccatATATGTTTGTGTAAGGGGGGCTTATGTCGATATTATTGACTCCCTAATAATATATGatagcaaaataaataaatgtaacagCTCCCTTAACTTACAAACTGTACTTTTCTCATTTCAGATGGCATTACCTGAATCCCAAATACCACCCGACGCCCAGCATTATTTGGTGTGTGGCACTGAAGACTGTGAGAAGAACTGccagttttactgcaatgactgtcaccaaccaatgtgtgaacaatgcagAGATGAACATCAGAAGAATAAGAAAACCAAGAACCATGAAGTGGTCCCTTATAAACAACGTAAACGACCGCTTCCTGTGGAGAAATGTAAAATCCATCCCACAAGAAACATAGAACTTCTCTGTGAGGAATGCCAAATTCCCATTTGTCCCAAATGTGCAACCACAAAAGAACACCGCGGCCATGTGTTTACTGATCTAGAAATGGTCTTTGCTGAAAAATGTTCACTTTTTCACGTAGAAATTACCAAGATTCGAAGCTATTTTGAGCCTACTTCTCAAGacctgaaaaaagaaattgcgGGAGATGTCACAGAAATAAAGAAGATCATGGAGGGTGTAAGAACAGCCATTAAGACTGAAGCTGAGGCCGTAAAAAAGCTGGTAGACACAGTCACAtcagataaaataaaacaatgtgaCAAAACGGAACAGTcattattacaaacatttaacGGCCAAAACCAAAAAATAGATGATTACATCAACTATCTCAATGATTTAGTCAAAACATTTTATGGTTACCTCTCTCCCTCAAACATAGAACAATTAACATTTGCTCTCAAATCAGAAAATTTGGTCATTAGACCCATACCAGAGACATCCAAACCAGTCCCACCCGTATTTACTGCTGGTCAATACAGCAAGGAAGATGTCGCCAAACTACTCGGTAGAATAACTCTCCCCAACACTAAACCagagaacagaaaaataaagcCCATGGAGACTGCCTCTACACAGATGAAACCTACAGGGAAACAGAGGAAACAAGACAGAGAGAAATCTGACGTGAAACAAACACTGTCTCTGTCTTCCTCTGTCACCAAGGTCAGGGAGTACACAGTACCAGGTGTTAGATATGTATTTCATATATCACTGGGTAAATCAGGCAGACTCTGGGTCAGTTATAGTAGTGGTAACCTTGTCCAAACAGATC
This genomic interval carries:
- the LOC117682515 gene encoding E3 ubiquitin-protein ligase TRIM71-like — its product is MALPESQIPPDAQHYLVCGTEDCEKNCQFYCNDCHQPMCEQCRDEHQKNKKTKNHEVVPYKQRKRPLPVEKCKIHPTRNIELLCEECQIPICPKCATTKEHRGHVFTDLEMVFAEKCSLFHVEITKIRSYFEPTSQDLKKEIAGDVTEIKKIMEGVRTAIKTEAEAVKKLVDTVTSDKIKQCDKTEQSLLQTFNGQNQKIDDYINYLNDLVKTFYGYLSPSNIEQLTFALKSENLVIRPIPETSKPVPPVFTAGQYSKEDVAKLLGRITLPNTKPENRKIKPMETASTQMKPTGKQRKQDREKSDVKQTLSLSSSVTKVREYTVPGVRYVFHISLGKSGRLWVSYSSGNLVQTDLQGNQLQKIQTSGGSEGYHTVTQDGDLVYTDRGHKIINRITLDNTITEFIKTGAWKPISIHSSHINGDILVGMWKDGEGKVTRYNKTRTEIQNIQKDNKGQELYSKPHHITENINGDVCVSDIDKHAVVVVDKSGQHRFSYTGQGPGLYPYGICTDVLGHILVCDTSIFHNNDAVHLLDQDGQFLSLLLTPQQGVQLNPRSVCVDDENNLWVGQGTNTVTVYKYLQ